Proteins found in one Sorghum bicolor cultivar BTx623 chromosome 1, Sorghum_bicolor_NCBIv3, whole genome shotgun sequence genomic segment:
- the LOC8080787 gene encoding uncharacterized protein LOC8080787 yields the protein MTIYSLKSPKGPVLPLRSVLVFFIAMFSFYVCYFSFHQISLENEEKMTSADRAEQTEIHCTRPATPHEQMRYVHFPRPATYDRGECACNPVRFFVIISMQRSGSGWFETLLNSHPNVSSNGEIFSVRDRRENISSILATLDRLYDMDWITSAAKNECTAAFGLKWMLNQGLMENHRDIVNYLNRRGAIVIFLFRRNTLRRLISVLANNYDRRTKQLNGVHKSHVHSKEEAEILARFKPELDISTLIPSIRDAQRAMRTCLGRFSSTRHMVLYYEDVIRDRNALSRVQEFLGVPVRKLSSKHVKIHTRPLPDLVDNWEQVSQVLNGTRYGRFLADADYAK from the exons ATG ACTATTTATTCATTAAAAAGTCCAAAGGGCCCAGTGTTGCCTCTACGATCTGTTCTCGTCTTCTTCATTGCAATGTTCAGCTTCTACGTCTGCTACTTCTCCTTCCATCAGATTAGTTTAGAAAATGAAGAAAAAATGACCAGTGCAGACAGAGCTGAACAAACAGAGATCCATTGCACAAGACCTGCAACTCCACATGAGCAGATGCGATATGTGCACTTTCCGAGGCCTGCCACTTACGACAG GGGCGAATGTGCATGTAACCCGGTTCGCTTCTTTGTCATCATATCTATGCAAAGATCAGGGAGCGGGTGGTTCGAGACTTTGCTCAACAGCCACCCCAATGTTAGCTCAAATGGCGAGATATTCTCTGTCAGGGATAGAAGAGAAAATATTTCATCTATTTTGGCGACTCTTGATAGACTATATGATATGGACTGGATCACTAGTGCGGCGAAGAATGAATGTACAGCAGCGTTTGGATTGAAGTGGATGCTAAACCAG GGACTGATGGAAAACCATCGAGACATCGTTAACTATTTAAACAGGAGGGGTGCAATTGTGATATTCCTCTTTAGGAGAAACACATTACGGAGGCTTATCTCTGTGTTGGCGAACAACTACGATAGAAGAACAAAGCAGCTGAATGGCGTCCATAAATCACATGTGCACTCAAAAGAGGAG GCTGAGATCCTGGCAAGATTCAAGCCAGAGCTGGACATATCAACTCTGATTCCGAGCATCAGGGACGCCCAGCGCGCCATGAGAACCTGCCTGGGTCGCTTCAGCAGCACGCGCCACATGGTCCTCTACTACGAGGATGTCATCCGCGACAGAAAT GCACTGTCCCGGGTGCAGGAATTCCTTGGGGTTCCGGTGAGGAAGCTGTCCAGTAAGCACGTGAAGATCCACACCAGGCCACTCCCGGACCTGGTCGACAACTGGGAGCAGGTGAGCCAGGTGCTGAATGGGACACGGTATGGTCGATTCCTTGCTGATGCAGACTATGCCAAGTGA